One Helianthus annuus cultivar XRQ/B chromosome 12, HanXRQr2.0-SUNRISE, whole genome shotgun sequence genomic region harbors:
- the LOC110892908 gene encoding G-type lectin S-receptor-like serine/threonine-protein kinase At4g27290 — MFELGFFSPGKSKNRYLGIWYKKISYGTVVWVANRETPIADRSGMLKLTRQGNLVILSGGNTKVWSSDSTLSVRSNIPLVAMAVQLLDTGNLVVWNNNKMIWQSFDYPGDTFLPGIKLGKDLVTGLERSMTSWKSPDDPSIGEYRNILNTNGYPQALRFRGEVLQGRLGPWNGLGFSGYPIEKENQIYFSEFVMNEKEIYHTYALKGSVVQRVVLTWDGKTLLLQWIERIKDWIVYANALIDTCDRFSLCGPYAICSINKYPPCTCMLGFEPRNPEAWEASDWVSGCKRTKPLHCGNGDGDGFLKIAGVKVPDTRRSWYNVSMTLRDCEMACKRNCSCTAYTSLDIRNGGSGCLLWLDELLDTRHYDADQDIYIRMVASELEGKWNVHDEKNTSLQMEQLDDIQCFSLYEVARATSNFSVSNMIGEGGFGPVYKGVLEDGREIAVKRLSETSQQGLDEFKNEVICIAKLQHRNLVKLLGYCVHQNELILIYEYMTNKSLDWFLFDETRSSVLNWPQRFNIIHGIARGILYLHQDSRLQIIHRDLKAGNILLDGDMNPKISDFGLARKFVGHDTSAKTKKVVGTYGYISPEYAVHGRFSIKSDVFSFGVLVLEIISGKKNKEFSHGGHSDNLLGHAWRLYKEGRSIELTSGSLQASRVASEVLRSIHVALLCVQHHAEDRPTMLSVVLMLVSEGPLPEPKTPAFFSEESNRELKSLPSIDARTITLMYGR; from the exons ATGTTCGAATTGGGCTTTTTTAGTCCTGGAAAATCGAAGAACCGATACTTGGGGATATGGTACAAGAAGATATCATATGGTACTGTTGTATGGGTAGCTAACAGGGAGACGCCAATCGCAGATAGATCAGGCATGCTCAAACTTACCAGACAGGGAAACCTGGTAATTCTCAGTGGTGGTAACACCAAGGTCTGGTCATCCGATTCAACGCTATCTGTGCGGAGTAACATACCGTTGGTGGCCATGGCAGTGCAGCTTCTAGATACTGGAAATCTTGTTGTGTGGAATAATAATAAAATGATTTGGCAAAGTTTTGATTATCCTGGTGACACATTTCTACCAGGAATAAAACTCGGGAAGGACTTGGTAACAGGGTTGGAGAGATCCATGACATCTTGGAAGAGTCCTGATGATCCTTCTATTGGTGAGTATAGGAATATACTCAACACGAATGGATATCCACAAGCTTTAAGGTTTCGGGGTGAAGTTTTACAAGGACGACTTGGACCATGGAACGGTCTAGGCTTTAGCGGTTATCCTATTGAAAAAGAAAATCAGATTTACTTCAGTGAGTTTGTGATGAATGAGAAGGAAATCTACCATACATATGCACTTAAAGGTTCAGTTGTTCAACGGGTGGTTTTGACTTGGGATGGCAAGACACTGCTTTTGCAATGGATTGAGCGAATAAAAGACTGGATTGTGTATGCAAACGCTTTAATAGATACTTGTGATCGGTTTTCACTCTGTGGTCCTTATGCAATCTGTAGCATTAACAAGTATCCACCCTGTACTTGTATGCTTGGTTTCGAACCAAGAAATCCAGAAGCATGGGAGGCTTCTGATTGGGTAAGTGGGTGTAAACGCACAAAGCCTCTGCATTGTGGGAATGGTGATGGGGATGGTTTTTTGAAAATTGCAGGAGTAAAGGTACCAGACACACGACGATCATGGTATAATGTAAGCATGACCCTCAGAGATTGTGAGATGGCCTGCAAAAGGAACTGCTCTTGTACCGCTTATACAAGTTTAGATATAAGAAATGGAGGAAGTGGATGTTTGCTATGGCTTGATGAACTTTTGGATACTAGACATTATGATGCAGATCAAGATATTTACATAAGAATGGTTGCCTCTGAGTTAGAAG GGAAGTGGAATGTGCATGATGAAAAGAATACAAGTCTGCAGATGGAACAGCTTGATGACATACAATGTTTTAGCCTATATGAAGTAGCCAGGGCCACAAGTAACTTCAGTGTCTCCAATATGATTGGGGAAGGCGGCTTTGGTCCCGTTTACAAG GGTGTGTTGGAAGATGGAAGAGAAATAGCCGTGAAGCGACTTTCAGAAACATCCCAACAAGGGCTTGATGAGTTCAAGAATGAAGTAATTTGTATTGCAAAACTTCAGCATCGGAATCTTGTGAAGCTTCTTGGATATTGCGTTCATCAAAATGAACTGATTTTGATTTATGAATACATGACTAACAAAAGCTTGGACTGGTTTCTCTTCG ATGAAACAAGAAGTTCGGTTCTTAACTGGCCTCAGAGATTTAATATAATACATGGGATAGCTCGAGGTATTCTATATCTACATCAAGATTCCCGCCTTCAAATTATCCACAGAGATCTCAAGGCAGGTAATATTTTGCTGGACGGGGACATGAATCCAAAAATATCCGACTTCGGCCTTGCTAGAAAATTTGTAGGACATGATACAAGTGCTAAGACAAAGAAAGTAGTTGGCACATA TGGTTACATTTCTCCAGAGTACGCCGTACACGGGCGTTTCTCTATAAAATCTGATGTGTTTAGTTTTGGTGTTCTCGTTTTGGAGATAATTAGTGGAAAGAAGAACAAAGAATTCTCTCATGGAGGCCATAGTGATAACCTTCTTGGACAT GCATGGAGACTCTATAAAGAAGGCAGGTCCATTGAATTAACAAGTGGATCTTTACAGGCCTCGCGTGTGGCCTCTGAAGTACTAAGATCTATACATGTTGCACTATTATGTGTGCAGCATCATGCAGAAGATAGACCAACGATGTTGTCAGTGGTTCTGATGCTGGTTAGTGAGGGACCATTGCCTGAACCTAAAACTCCTGCATTTTTCAGTGAGGAGAGCAACCGTGAACTCAAATCACTTCCATCTATTGATGCACGCACGATAACACTAATGTATGGTCGATAG